The Scyliorhinus torazame isolate Kashiwa2021f chromosome 7, sScyTor2.1, whole genome shotgun sequence genome has a window encoding:
- the LOC140427068 gene encoding septin-8-A-like, with product MEASETEQLPEAEKRNLNLGGHVGFDSLPDQLVSKSVSQGFSFNILCVGETGIGKSTLMNTLFNTMFESEEATHYEPGVRLKPQSYSLKETNVDLKLTVVNTVGFGDQVNKEQSYKPVVDYIDAQFENYLQEELKIKRSLHDFHDTRIHVCLYFIAPTGHCLKSLDLVTMKKLDSKVNIIPIVAKADTISKSELHKFKIKIMSELVSNGVQIYQFPTDDDAVAEINSTMNAHLPFAVVGSMEEVKVGNKLVKARQYPWGVVQVENENHCDFVKLREMLIRVNMEDLREQTHTRHYELYRRCKLEEMGFKDTDPDSKPFSLQETYEAKRNEFMSELHKKEEEMRQMFVMRVKETETDLKEKEKELHDQFDLLKKTHQEEKKKLEEKRRELEEEMNAFNRRRMAAQTLQGQSFQATGQQPVKKDKDRKN from the exons GAGGCAGAGAAGCGTAACCTTAACCTTGGTGGTCATGTGGGTTTCGACAGTCTCCCCGATCAATTAGTCAGCAAATCTGTATCACAAGGCTTCAGTTTCAACATTCTTTGTGTAG GAGAAACTGGTATAGGTAAATCAACGTTAATGAACACTCTGTTCAACACAATGTTTGAAAGTGAGGAGGCTACTCATTATGAGCCAGGTGTTCGTTTAAAGCCACAAAGTTACAGTTTGAAGGAGACCAATGTAGACCTTAAACTGACTGTTGTTAATACAGTGGGATTTGGTGACCAAGTTAATAAAGAGCAAAG CTATAAACCTGTCGTTGACTACATCGATGCACAGTTTGAGAATTACCTTCAGGAGGAATTGAAGATCAAGCGTTCACTGCATGATTTTCATGACACGAGAATTCACGTCTGCCTGTACTTCATTGCTCCCACTGGTCATTGTCTCAAATCATTGGATTTAGTCACAATGAAAAAACTGGACAGCAAG GTAAACATTATTCCTATTGTAGCCAAAGCTGACACAATTTCTAAAAGTGAGTTGCACAAATTTAAGATAAAAATAATGAGTGAACTAGTCAGCAATGGTGTTCAGATCTACCAGTTTCCAACAGATGATGATGCAGTGGCAGAGATCAACTCGACAATGAAT GCCCATCTTCCATTTGCAGTTGTTGGCAGTATGGAAGAGGTGAAGGTGGGAAATAAACTGGTGAAGGCTCGACAGTACCCCTGGGGTGTTGTTCAAG ttgaaaatgaaaatcatTGTGACTTTGTAAAGctgagggaaatgctgattcgtgtTAATATGGAAGACCTCCGCGAGCAAACACACACCCGACACTATGAGTTGTATCGGCGATGCAAGCTGGAGGAGATGGGATTCAAAGACACTGATCCTGATAGCAAACCATTCAG CCTACAGGAAACCTATGAAGCTAAGAGGAATGAATTCATGAGTGAACTGCATAAGAAGGAGGAAGAGATGAGGCAAATGTTTGTCATGAGAGTtaaagagactgagacagatcTGAAAGAGAAAGAGAAGGAG CTCCACGATCAGTTTGATTTGCTGAAGAAAACACATCAGGAGGAGAAGAAAAAGCTAGAGGAGAAGCGAAGAGAATTGGAAGAAGAGATGAACGCATTTAACCGTAGGAGAATGGCGGCGCAGACTCTGCAGGGTCAATCTTTCCAGGCTACAGGTCAACAGCCAGTCAAGAAAGACAAAGATAGAAAAAA ttaA